In Pseudoxanthomonas sp. SE1, the genomic stretch GTTGGGGCGCCAGTTCACGGTCGCCGACAGCCCCTTCATCTCGGTGTCGTTGACGTTGGGCATCGCGCTGTAGATGTCGTAGCGGCTGTCCATCGGCGTATAGGTCGACAGCCCCGGGAACAGGAAGTTCGCCGTCGGACTGGTGTTGACCGACAACAGCTTGCCACCGCGCACGCCGGACTGGTCTTTCAAGTAGTCGAAGGCGAACTGCACGTCGAAATCGTCCTGCGAGTACGCACCCAGCTGCATGCGGGCCGCATTGATCTCCTTGTCGCTGACCTGCTGGCCGTTGAGCTTGTTCTCGCCGAAGCCGTCGCGGTTCATGCTGGCCACCGACACGCGGCCGCGCAGGCCGCTGTCCTTGCCGCCGATCTCGCCGCCCAGCGCCGCCTTCACGTCCAGCTGGTTGTAGTTGCCCACGGTGACCGAGGCGAAGCCCGTGGTTTCCTGCGGCAGGCCGCGCGAGATGTACTTGATCGCGCCGCCGATAGTGTTCTTGCCGTACAGCGTGCCCTGCGGGCCGCGCAGCACCTCGATGCGCTCCACGTCGAACACGTCCAGCAGCGCGCCCTGAGGACGGGCGATATAGACATCATCCAGGTAGATGCCCACGCCCGGGTCCACGCCCCACAGCGGATCGGCCTGGCCCACGCCGCGGATGTAGGCGGTGACGGTGCTGGTGGAGCCACGCGCCGCGTACACGGTCAGGTTCGGCACCTGTGCGTCCAGGTCGCCCAGGTCCTTGATGTTCAGCTTGTCCAGCGTTTCCGGCGTGAATGCGGTGACGGCCACCGGCACGTCCTGCAGGGTCTCTTCGCGCTTGCGCGCGGTGACCTTGACCGTATCCAGCGTGGTGGCGTTGGTGGCTGGCGATGCGCCGGTCGGCGCAGCGTCCTGCGCCCATGCCACCGGCACGGACGACAACAGGACGCAGCCGATGGCCAGGCTCAGATGCTTGCGCTTCATGGGTCTCCCCTCCTCCCGGGTATGACGTTGGCGGCGGACGGATGCCGCCGATTGAAACGAACACTAGGGGGCCGGCCGCGTGGGCGGCATCGTACCTTCGTACAGTGGGCCGGCCGGCGTGCGGCTGCGGATACTCGCCGCACTTGAAATCGGCGCTGGCCGAGGGGTCGCAGATGTCGAGGAGTACCGGATGTCGTTCCTGATCGTGCTGGCCGCGCTGTGCTTCCTGATGTTCGTGGCCTACCGCGGCTACAGCGTCATCCTGTTCGCGCCCATCGCGGCGCTGGGCGCGGTGCTGCTGACCGATCCCTCGCTGGTCGCGCCGATGTTCACCGGCCTGTTCATGGACAAGATGGTCGGCTTCCTGAAGCTGTACTTCCCGGTGTTCCTGCTCGGCGCGGTGTTCGGCAAGCTGATCGAGATCTCCGGTTTCTCCAAGGCGATCGTAGCCGCCACGATCAAGGTGGTCGGCGCACAGCGCGCGATGCTGTCCATCGTGCTGGTGTGCGCGCTGCTGACCTACGGCGGGGTGTCGCTGTTCGTGGTGGTGTTCGCCGTGTATCCGTTCGCGGCGGAACTGTTCCGCCAGAGCAACATCCCCAAGCGGCTGGTGCCGGGCACCATCGCGCTGGGAGCCTTCACCTTCACCATGGATGCGCTCCCGGGCACGCCGCAGATCCAGAACATCATTCCCAGCTCGTTCTTCGGCACCACCGGCTGGGCGGCTCCGGTGCTGGGCACGATCGGAGGCATCTTCATCCTGATCGTCGGGATGACCTATCTGGAGTGGCGCCGTCGCGTCGCCGCGCGCAACGGCGAGGGCTATGCGGGCAGCGACGAACTGCGCAACGAGCCCGAACCGTTCAAGGGCGACAGGCTGGCGCATCCGCTCATCGCCATCCTGCCGCTGCTGCTGGTCGGGGTGGCGAACTTCCTGTTCACCCGCTGGATTCCCGGCTTCTACGGCGAAAGCCAATCCTTCGTGCCCGCCGTGATCGGCAACCCGGCGCCTGTGGTGCAGGAGGTGTCGAAGGTCGCCGCCATCTGGGCCGTGCAGGGCGCGCTGCTGGTGGGCATCGTCGCGGTGATCGTGTTCGCGTGGAAGCCGGTGCTCGCCAGCTTCGCCGAGGGAACGAAGAGCGCCATCGGCGGTGCGTTGCTGGCCTCGATGAACACCGCATCGGAATACGGTTTCGGCGCCGTCATCGCCGCCCTGCCCGGCTTCCTGGTGGTCGCCAACGCGCTGCAGGCCATTCCGAATCCGCTGGTCAACGAGGCGATTTCCGTCACCGCCCTGGCCGGCATCACCGGCTCCGCGTCCGGCGGCATGAGCATCGCACTGGCAGCGATGGCCGACAGCTTCATCGCCAATGCGAACGCGGCGGGCATCCCGATGGACGTGCTGCACCGCGTGGCCTCGATGGCCTCGGGTGGCATGGACACCCTTCCCCACAATGGTGCGGTGATCACCCTGCTGGCCGTCACCGGCCTCAGCCATCGGCAGTCCTACAAGGACATCTTCGCCATCACCCTGATCAAGACCACGGCGGTGTTCGTGATCATCGGCGTGTTCTACGCCACCGGCTGGGTCTGACGCACCGTCCGGCGTGACCGGCCTGTGCGCGCGGTCGCAAACGGCGCGCGGCGCTTGGCCAATACTTCCCGCATTCCGGGGAAGGCAGGGAAATCCGCATGGCGTACTACACCGTCCCGTGGCGTCGGCTGTTCGCGCGTGGCCAGTGGCGACGCAGGATCGCGGGCACGCGTGCGCGCCTCGACGCCCGCGTGCAGGCAAAACCGCGCGTTGCCACGCCCGATCTCGGCGTGCAGGTCCGTGAACGCCTGAACCGCCTGTACGGCTGGAAGGGCGGCGAACGCGCCAGTCCGAAGGACACCACGCCCGCAGCGGAGGCGGTAGCCGTGGCCGCACCCAGCGGTGGCCGCGTGATGATGGGGCAGTCGAACCCCAGCCTGCTGACGATGGCGCGCCCGCCGTTCGCCGTGCAGGCGCTCAACAACCTCAGCTACGGCGCCACCGCCACCACCATTGCCGAGTTCAGCGCGCTGGGCAGCACCGACCGCCAGCGGCTGGCGAACTACGTGGACTGGCAGCTCAACTGGGACGCCATCGACGACAGCGCCGTCACCAACCGCCTTACCGCCGCCGGCTACACCACGTTGAACAAGTCGCTGGCCCAGCTGTGGGCCGACCACGTGGTGACGGACCCGGAGTACAGCATCCGCATCCGCCCGGCCAACGAAGTGCAGCGCGCCGCCTTCGTGCGCGCGGTGTATTCGCGCCGGCAGCTGCGCGAGGTGCTGGTCAACTTCTGGCACGACCACTTCAACGTGCTGGGCAACGACTTCAGCACCGGTCCGGTGTTCGTGCACTACGACCGCGACGTGATCCGCGCCAACGCCAAGGGCAACTTCCGCACGATGCTGGAAGCCGTCGCCCAGAGCACGGCGATGCTCTACTACCTGGACAACATCAGCAATTCCCGTTCGGGCCCGAACGAGAACTTCGCCCGCGAACTGCTGGAACTGCACACCTTCGGCGCGGAGAACTACCTGGGCTTCATGGATCCCTTCCAGGTGCCGCCCTGCCCCGAAGACCCGGCCTACCCGATCGGCTACACCGACATCGACGTGTACGAAACCTCGGCCGCGTTCACCGGCTGGTCGGCGAAGAACGGGCACTGGCAGTTCCCCACCGAGAACGACGGCACCTTCGTCTACCGGCAGTCGTGGCACGACGCCGGCCCGAAATTCCTGCTGGGCATGCTGATCTATCCCGAGCAGCCCGCGCTGAAGGACGGCCGCGACGTGCTGGACCGGCTGGCCAGCCACCCGCGCGTGGCCAAGTTCATCTGCAAGAAGCTGATCCGCCGCTTCATCAGCGACACACCGAAGCAGGCGTTGATCGACAGCGCAGCGGCGATCTTCCGCGCCAACTGGCGCGCGCCGAACCAGATCGAACTCGTGCTGCGGCACATCCTGAATTCCGACGACTTCATCAACAGCTTCGGCCAGAAGAACCGTCGCCCGTTCGATGCTTCCGTCGCGGCGATGCGCACTTTGGGCGGCGACTGGACGATCCGGCTGGACCACGGCCGCAGCGGCGATTTCATGTGGATGTATGGCTTCACCGGCCACACGCCGTACAACTGGCCTGCGCCGAACGGCTATCCCGACAGCGGACTGGCGTGGTCGGGTTCCAATTCCTACGCAATGACATGGCGCCTGCTGGGCTGGCTGACCGAAAGCAGGGATGGCGACGTGCCGCTGCACCCCATCGTGGACACCACGCGCGCCAACGTGCCGGTGGCCAACTGGACGGCGAACACGCTGGTGACGTGGTGGTGCACCCGCCTGCTCGGCTATCAGCCCGAAGCGGCGCGCAAGCAGGCGCTGGTGGCGTTCATGGCGCAGAACGGCGACCCGAACACCTACGTCATCACCGACACCAACACGTGGCAGGGCAGCGACCTGAAGCGGCACTACAACCACGAGCGCCTGCGCAGCCTGGTGGCGCTGATCCTGATGACTCCCGAATTCATGAGCCGCTGAGGCGACGATGACCGACTTCCGACTGACCCGACGCGACTTCGTCAAAGGCTGCGGCGCGGCCGCCATCGTCGGCACTGCAGGCGGCAGCCTGATGTTTGCCGACCCCGCCGATGCCGCCGTCAACAGCTACGACACGGTCGTGCATCTGTTCCTGCGCGGCGGCATCGATGGCCTCAACCTGGTGGTGCCGGTCGACGGCGTGGACCGCGGCTTCTATGAGGAAGCGCGCCCCAGCCTGAAGATCGAGACCAGCGGTGCCTACGGCGCGTTGCCGCTGACCCTGTCGGGCGGCGCCGGCACCGGCTTCGGCCTGCATCCCTCGGCCAGCGGCCTGCGCGACCTGTGGAACGACGGCAGAATGGCCATCGTCCACGCCTGCGGCATGGCGACCACGGTGACGCGCAGCCACTTCGATGCGCAGCTGTACATCGACCTGGGTACACCCGGGAAGTACGGCTCACCGACGGGATGGATGACGCGCGCGTGGGAGACGCGGCCCAACGGCACCGGCACCCTGCCTGCGCTCGGCGTGAGCGGCACGCAGCCCGCCGGCCTGATGGGCGCGATCGACGCGCTGACGATGAGCAGCCCGTCCGACTTCTCGCTCAACACCACGGCGTGGAGCTGGCAGCGCACGCGCAGCGACTCGCCCAGCGGCCTGCGTGGCGTCAGCGAAACCGTGGCCTCGCTGTGGAACGGCCAGACCGGCATGGAGACCAGTGGTCGCCGCGCGGACGGCGCGCTGCGCCTGATCGGGCAGCAGGGCTACGCCAGCCTGCCGGCCAGCTGGCCGACGGGCAATTTCGCGCAGCAGCTGTGGACCATCGCGCAGACCATCCGCTTCAACCTCGGCCTGCGCTACGCCACGCTGGATCTCGGCGGTTGGGACACGCACGAGGGCCAGGGCACGGCAGGCAGCGGCTACCACTACTACCAGAACAAGATCGCGGAGCTCTCGCAGGCGCTGGCCGCGTTCTACGCCGAACTCAACGGTACCGGCGAGATGGCGCGGGTGACGGTGGTGGTGCAGTCGGAATTCGGGCGCCGCGTGCGCGCCAACGCCAACGGCGGCACCGACCATGGCTACGGCAATCCGATGCTGGTGCTGGGTGGTCCGGTCAACGGACGCCGCTTCTACGGCAGCTGGCCCGGCCTGAATCCGGAAACCCTCTCGCCCACCTTCGGCGACGTGCCTGTGACCACCGACTACCGCCGCGTGATGTCGGAAATCCTGATCCGCCGCATGGGCAACGCCAACCTCAGCCAGGTGTTCCCCGGCTACACGGGCTATGCGCCGCTGGGCCTCATGCAGGGCACCGACATCGCGCCGAAGGTGGACGCTGCGGCAACCACCGCCACATCGATTCCATCATTGGTGGTGCCGGATGCCCCCACCCCGATGCCGGTGACCAGCGCACCCGCCGAGCGCGTGGTCCCCGACTGGCAACGCCGCGGCCCGGTGAACCGCATGCTGGTACGACGGGAGCGATAAGCGCCGGCTCCTGTAGGAGGGGCTTCAGCCCCGATGCTTGCCGGACCCGTCCGATGGCAGGCACCGCGCAGCATGCAGGCGCGCATATCCGTGGGCGGCGACGCGCCTGGGGTGACGGGTCGGGGCTGAAGCCCCTCCTGCAGGGATAGCGTCGTGCTCAGCCGCTGCGCGCGTGCCACGCCTTCAGCAGCTCGGCTTCCTTCTCGCGGGTGATGCCGGCATTGAGCTTGGCCTGGCGCTCGGCCGGCAGACTGCGGAACCACGCCAGCAGGTCGGTGACGGTGGTCGCGAGTGGACGGAAGGTCAGGCCTGCCGCGATGGCGCGCGCATTGCTGACCGCGCCGTAGCCGCCGTACTGCGGGTGCGTCGGCGACACCCAGATCGGCAGGCCGACCTGCTGTTGTTCGAGGAACCCGGGGGACACGTGGGTCAGCGTCATGCCGCCACCGGTGACGGCCTGGCAGCCATGCAGCATGGCGTCCATGCCCAGTGTGTAGTCCGGGCCGCAGGCGTTGAAGGTGCCGTAGGTCTTCGCTTCAGCCAGACGGATCATCCATTCGCCCAGGTCGCGGCCGTCGATGATCTGGATGGGGTCGTTGCCCTCGCCGGGCACCAGGATCTCGCCGCCCTGCACCACGCGGTGCGGCCAGTAGGTGAAGCGGTCGGTCTCGTCGCGCGGGCCGACGATGTAGCCGGGACGCACGATGGTGACGTTCCTGCCGAACTGCTTGTGCGCTTCGGCTTCGCTCAGTGCTTTCAGCGAGCCATACAGGTTCTCGATGTCGGCACGCAGCGTCTGCTGCGTTTCGGCCATCGCGTCCTTGCCTTTGTATACGGCGAGCGGAGAATCCTCGTTGATGCCGGGCTTGCCACCTTCGGCATACACCGAGATGGTGGAGATGAAGAGGTAGTGGCCCACGTTGCCCTTCAGCACCTGGCCGGCATCGCGCACCCAGAACGGCAGGCTGGTGGGGTTGTCGATGCAGACGTCCCACTTGCGGCCCTTCAATGAGGCGAGGTCGCCGGTGTTGCGGTCGCCGTGCAGTTGTTCCACTTCACCCGGCCATTCCGGCGAGGGCCGCTTGCCGCGGTTGAACAGGGTGACCTTGTGGCCGCGCTTGAGCGCGTAGTCGACCTGGAACGGCCCGGTGAAGCCGGTGCCGCCGAGGATCAGGATGTTCAGCGGCTTGGACGCCTTCCCCACCGGCTTGCCCTCGCTGGCAGCGGAGGCGAAGGACGGCAGCGCGGCCGCGGCGGCGGCCAGCGCGCCCAGCTTGAACAGGTCACGACGGGTGGTCATGCGGGTGCTCCCCAGCGGTGTCAGGAAAACGACTAGATAGCACTGCGCCGGCCGGCAAACCCCTGCCGGAAGTCGTTGTGACTTCTTGTGAACAGTCGGTATGGCCGGAACAACGGGGGGCGCCGGTGTCCGGAACACTGGTCCGATGGGCTGGCCTTCAACACGTGCGGGCCTACGCGAGATACACCCCCGTGTCATGCGTGACTCTCATGTGCTCGTCGTCGAGTCCGCATCACTCGCCGGCGATGTCCGGAAACTGACACGTCACTGAAAAAGAGTCGCACGCGATCCACCGCGTTTCGCCGGCAACGCGCGGAGTCTCGCGCGCGAGCCGGACATGCTTGTCGCTTCAAACGTCGGGGACTCGCCGCCGACACGCCACGGGTGAAGCGCGACACTCCGTGCCTCGAAGCCGATACCCAGGGATTGGCAGCCGACATATCCAGGCTTGCACCTCGAAGCACGGACATTCGCGTTCGAGGATCTGCGGGTCGCACCCGAGCCGTATGCGTATCGAGGTCGAGAATCGGAAAGTCGCCGGCCAGGGGCTTACGGGCGTTGCCCGCGGCATGGACCACCGCCCGTGTCGCCTCATCATCCACATTCCAGTGGCCGATGCTCGGCCTGGCCGGCTTAACCACGCAGGTGCGCGCGGACATCGTCCAATGAACCGAAGAACGGATTCGGCTCAAGCCGCAGGATCTCGTCGAGGGCCTCGCCCAAGGGGGCGTGATGGTCGGGCACGGCCGGCACCAGGCGATAGGTTCCATTCCCGACAATCAACCAACCACGCGTGTTGGGGATCGTGAACTCCGGCTCCAGCTCGTAGGATGGGTGGAGCGCAGCGATACCCATCAAGGAGCACTTCGAGGCCACGATGATGGGTATCGCCTGCGGCTCAACCCATCCTACTCACGCGTGCCAGGTGTCTTCCAGATACCTCGGCCGGCAGGCCAGGTAGCCACCGATCACCAGTACCACGATGCATGCGGACAGGAACGTCATCGGCAACGCCCAGCCGTGCGTGTGTTCGTGCAGCAGGCCGAACGTGAGCGGGCCAGCACAGGACAGCGTATAGCCCACGCCCTGCATGAAGCCGGACAGCGACGCCGAGCCTTCCGGCGTGCGCGTGCGCAGGTTGATCATGGTCAACGACAGCGGGAACGTGCTCGGCCCCAGCCCCAGCAGCGCGACCCACAGCGCCGGGGCGGCCATCGGCGCCAGCAGCAGGCCGGCGAACGCTGCAGCGTAGAAGCCCGCGCAGACCACCACCACGATGAAGGGGTTGCGCATGCGCACCGCGATCAGCGGCATGCTGAGCGACGCCACCAGGCCGAGCGTGGAGAACAGCGCCACCATCGTGCCGCCCAGTGCCGGCGTGCCACCGGCTTCGACCAGCAGCTTCGGCAGCCAGGTGAACATCGAATACGTCACCAGCGATGTCATGCCGAACATCAGCGCCATGCCCCAGGCCACCGGCGAGCGCCACGCGCGACCTGTGGGACGCGGCGCCGCCAGTTCGGGCGCTTCGTCGTCGACAGTGACCGCTGCGTCGTGCACACGCGCTAGCGGCGTGTTGCGCCCACGCTCCTGCCACAGAACAAGACACCAGGGCCCCGCAGATGCGGCGGCGAACACCGCCCACAAACCCAGCGAGATGCGCCAGCCGGCAGCCTCCATCACAGGTACGGCGACCAGCGCGGGCAGAATGGTGCCGGCCTGCAGCACGGTGATGTACAGCGTGCTGACCGTGCCTACGCGATCGGCGAAGTAGCGCTTCACCAGCGGCGGCAGCACGATGTTGCCGATGCCCATGCCGGCCAGCGCCGTCAGCGAGGCGGCCATCAACGCGGTCGTGTCGCCGGCCGCGCTGCGCAACAGCAGACCCAGCATCGCCAGCAACATGGCGAGCAATGCGGTGCGCTCCAGGCCGATGCGATGCGCCAGCGCAGGCGTCGCCACGCCGAACACTGCGAACGCCGCCGTGGGCAGCATGCCGAACACCCCGGTCATGGTGGCACCGAAGCCGAACGCATCGCCCAAGGTGTCGAGCAGCGGCGTCAGCGAGGTCACCGCCGTGCGCAGGTTGAACGCGGACAGCACGATGCCGAGCAGCACCAGCCCGCGGCCGGACCAGAGCGATGCGGATGCTGCGGCGTGCGTCTTCTTGGATTCCATGCACGTCATTATCGTCGACCGCATGACAGCCGTCGGCGCACGCATGAAGACGCTGTGTCCTGCGCGATCGTGCATGGCCTGAATCCTTCTCCCCGCCTGCGGGGAGAGGGAGTAGCCGCACTTCTCACGGCTCATGCCCGTGCAAAGAAAAAGCGGGCCGAAGCCCGCTTTTCCGTATCGCGTCGCGATGTCGTGCGGCTTACTCGGCCGACACGCCCTCGCCTTCTTCCACGGCCTTGATCGACAGGCGGATGCGGCCCTGCTTGTCGACTTCCAGCACCTTGACCTTGACCACGTCGCCTTCCTTCAGCGCGTCGCTGACCTTCTCGACGCGGTCGTTGGAGATCTGCGACACGTGCACCAGGCCGTCCTTGCCCGGCAGGATGGTGACGAACGCACCGAAGTCCATGATCTTGGCGACCTTGCCTTCGTAGATGCGGCCCGGCTCGACGTCGGAGGTGATCTGCTCGATGCGGGCCTTGGCGGCCTGGCCGGCGGCGCCGTTGACCGAGGCGATGGTGATGGTGCCGTCGTCCTGGATGTCGATCTGCGTGCCGGTTTCCTTGGTGATGGCCTGGATCACCGAACCGCCCTTGCCGATCACTTCGCGGATCTTGTCGGGGTGGATCTTGATGGTGATCAGGCGCGGCGCGAACTCGCTCAGCTCCTGGCGCGGCGAGGTCATCGCATGGGCCATTTCGCCCAGGATGTGCAACCGGCCGGCCTTCGCCTGCGTCAGCGCCTGCTTCATGATCTCTTCGGTGATGCCTTCGATCTTGATGTCCATCTGCAGCGCGGACACGCCGTTGGCGGTACCGGCGACCTTGAAGTCCATGTCGCCCAGGTGGTCTTCGTCACCCAGGATGTCGCTCAGCACGACGAAGTCGTTGCCTTCCTTCACCAGGCCCATCGCGATGCCGGCCACCGGCGCCTTGATCGGCACGCCGGCATCCATCAGCGCCAGCGAGCTGCCGCAGACCGAGGCCATCGAGGAGGAGCCGTTCGACTCGGTGATTTCCGAGACCACGCGGATCGTGTACGGGAAGGCTTCCATCGTCGGCATCACGGCGAGCACGCCGCGCTTGGCAAGGCGGCCGTGGCCGATTTCGCGACGCTTCGGGCCCATCATGCGGCCGGCTTCGCCCACCGAGAACGGGGGGAAGTTGTAGTGGAACAGGAAGTGGTCCTTCCACTCGCCGCCGACGGCGTCGATCACCTGGCCATCGCGCGCGGTGCCGAGGGTGACGGCGACGATCGCCTGCGTCTCACCACGGGTGAACAGCGAGGAGCCGTGCACGCGCGGCAGCACGCTGACCTTGGAGGAGATCGGGCGGACGGTGTCCAGCGCACGACCGTCGATGCGGACCTTGGTGGCCAGCACGGAACCGCGCATGGTCTGGTATTCCAGCTCGCCGAATTCCTTCGACAGCGCGCCGGCGCTCCAGCCATCGGCTTCGGCACGGCCAGCCAGCTGCTGCATCACGTCCTTCTTGATGGCGGCGATGGCGTCGCGGCGCTGCAGCTTGTCGCGCACCTGGAAGGCGGACTCGAGCTGGGTGCCCACGGCTTCCTTCAGCGCGGAGATCATCGCCTCGTTCTTGGCCGGCGCAGACCACTCCCAGTTCTTGGTACCGGCTTCGGTGACCAGCTCGTTGATGATGTTGATGACCTTCTGCATTTCGCGGTGGCCGAACATCACCGCGCCCAGCATCACGTCTTCGGACAGCTCGGCGGCTTCGGATTCGACCATCAGCACGGCGTTGGACGTACCGGCGACGACGAGCTCCAGCTTGGAGTCCTTCAGTTCGCTGACGGTCGGGTTCAACACGTATTCGCCGTTGATGTAGCCGACCTTGGCGGCACCGATCGGGCCGTTGAACGGCGCGCCGGTCAGGGCGACGGCCGCGGAGGCGCCGATCAGCGCCGGGATGTCGCCGTCGATTTCCGGGTTCAGCGACATCACCGTGGCGATGACCTGCACTTCATTGCGGAATTCTTCCGGGAACAGCGGGCGCAGCGGGCGATCGATCAGGCGGGAGATCAGCGTCTCCTTCTCGGTCGCGCGACCTTCGCGCTTGAAGAAGCCACCGGGGATGCGGCCGCCGGCGTAGAACTTCTCCTGGTAGTCGACCGTCAGGGGGAAGAAGTCCTGGCCTTCGCGGGCCGACTTCGCCGCCACGGCGGTAACCAGCAGCACGGTGTCATCGAACTTGACGACGACGGCGCCGCCGGCCTGGCGGGCGATTTCGCCGGTTTCCAGGGTGACCTGGTGCTTGCCGTACTGGAAGGTTTTGGTGATTTTTGCCACGTTGGTTCCTTGAGATGCCTTGTGCGGGTTGGACCTCACGCGACCCTTGTCGCGTGCGGCTGGCCGGATGCGTCCGGCCGATGGAGCTTTGAGGGGCGGGCCCGGTGCGGCCAGCGGATGCAGCGCATTCCGTTCCCTGAAATGCAAACCGCGGCGCATCTCTGCGCCGCGGTGGGGGTATATCAGCGACGCAGACCGAGTTTTTCGATCAGGGTCTTGTAGCGCTCGTTGTCTTTCTTCTTGAGGTAATCAAGCAGGCTGCGGCGGCGGTTGACCAGCTGCAGCAGACCACGACGGCTGTGGTGGTCCTTCTTGTGGGTCTTGAAGTGGCCGCTCAGGTGCTCGATGCGCGCGGTCAGCAGGGCGACCTGCACTTCCGGGGAGCCGGTATCGTTGGCGCCACGGGCGTTGTCGGCAATCACTTTCTGGGTATCGACGGACATGCTGTTCTCTCGTTGATGCGTGGCCTGCAGGAACGCGGGCTGTCCTCCGCGCGCACCGCCTGGCTCGCCGTTGATGAAGCTGGGGAAATAAGGAAACGCCGGTGCGAAACCGGCGGCGTAGTGTAGCCGCGGGGGCCTTGTGAAACAAGGTTTTATTGAGTGTTGCCGGCCTTGGTGGCGGTACCGGCTACGGCCCAGGCGAACAATCGCTGCGGCGATAGCGTGCCATCGGGGCCGACCGTACCCAGCCCCAGGACCCGGCCTTCCTGCCCGTGGATCGCGACCGGGCCGTCGCTGGGGGGATGTCCGCGCAGCTTCTGGCCCTGCGCGAGCCGGCGCGCATCGACGGCGTCGACATCCACGCGCGGGAAGCCGGCCAAGCCGGCCTCGATGGGCAGCAGGCACGCCTCGAGGGCGGCTTCTCCACCCTGTTCAGCCAACGCCTGCAGCGCGTCCCGTGAATACATGCGTGGCTGCCTGAACGGATCGACCCAGAGACGACGCAGTTCGGCCACGTGGGCACCACAGCCCAGCGCCTCGCCCAGATCACGGACCAGGCTGCGCACATAGGTGCCCGAACCGCACTCCACGCGCAGGGAAAGCCGGCCCGGGGCGATCTCGAGCACCTCGATGGCGTGGACGTCGACATCACGCTCGGGCGCCTCGATGACGTCTCCGCGGCGGGCCTTGGTGTAGAGCGGCTCGCCGCCCTGCTTGAGCGCCGAATAGATCGGGGCCCGCTGGCGGATGCGCCCTGTCAGGGGCACCAGCGCGGCCTTGACGGTGGCGGCATCCAGCACCGGCACCGGCCGCTCGCGCAGCGTCGCACCGTCGGCATCGTCGGTATCGGTGGTGACACCCAGCACGGCGACCGTGTCGTAGGCCTTGGAGGATCCCAGCAACAGGCCGGCGATCTTGGTCGCCTCACCGAAGCACAGTGGCAGCAGGCCAGTGGCGAGCGGATCGAGG encodes the following:
- a CDS encoding GntP family permease; its protein translation is MSFLIVLAALCFLMFVAYRGYSVILFAPIAALGAVLLTDPSLVAPMFTGLFMDKMVGFLKLYFPVFLLGAVFGKLIEISGFSKAIVAATIKVVGAQRAMLSIVLVCALLTYGGVSLFVVVFAVYPFAAELFRQSNIPKRLVPGTIALGAFTFTMDALPGTPQIQNIIPSSFFGTTGWAAPVLGTIGGIFILIVGMTYLEWRRRVAARNGEGYAGSDELRNEPEPFKGDRLAHPLIAILPLLLVGVANFLFTRWIPGFYGESQSFVPAVIGNPAPVVQEVSKVAAIWAVQGALLVGIVAVIVFAWKPVLASFAEGTKSAIGGALLASMNTASEYGFGAVIAALPGFLVVANALQAIPNPLVNEAISVTALAGITGSASGGMSIALAAMADSFIANANAAGIPMDVLHRVASMASGGMDTLPHNGAVITLLAVTGLSHRQSYKDIFAITLIKTTAVFVIIGVFYATGWV
- a CDS encoding DUF1800 domain-containing protein, with product MAYYTVPWRRLFARGQWRRRIAGTRARLDARVQAKPRVATPDLGVQVRERLNRLYGWKGGERASPKDTTPAAEAVAVAAPSGGRVMMGQSNPSLLTMARPPFAVQALNNLSYGATATTIAEFSALGSTDRQRLANYVDWQLNWDAIDDSAVTNRLTAAGYTTLNKSLAQLWADHVVTDPEYSIRIRPANEVQRAAFVRAVYSRRQLREVLVNFWHDHFNVLGNDFSTGPVFVHYDRDVIRANAKGNFRTMLEAVAQSTAMLYYLDNISNSRSGPNENFARELLELHTFGAENYLGFMDPFQVPPCPEDPAYPIGYTDIDVYETSAAFTGWSAKNGHWQFPTENDGTFVYRQSWHDAGPKFLLGMLIYPEQPALKDGRDVLDRLASHPRVAKFICKKLIRRFISDTPKQALIDSAAAIFRANWRAPNQIELVLRHILNSDDFINSFGQKNRRPFDASVAAMRTLGGDWTIRLDHGRSGDFMWMYGFTGHTPYNWPAPNGYPDSGLAWSGSNSYAMTWRLLGWLTESRDGDVPLHPIVDTTRANVPVANWTANTLVTWWCTRLLGYQPEAARKQALVAFMAQNGDPNTYVITDTNTWQGSDLKRHYNHERLRSLVALILMTPEFMSR
- a CDS encoding DUF1501 domain-containing protein, translating into MTDFRLTRRDFVKGCGAAAIVGTAGGSLMFADPADAAVNSYDTVVHLFLRGGIDGLNLVVPVDGVDRGFYEEARPSLKIETSGAYGALPLTLSGGAGTGFGLHPSASGLRDLWNDGRMAIVHACGMATTVTRSHFDAQLYIDLGTPGKYGSPTGWMTRAWETRPNGTGTLPALGVSGTQPAGLMGAIDALTMSSPSDFSLNTTAWSWQRTRSDSPSGLRGVSETVASLWNGQTGMETSGRRADGALRLIGQQGYASLPASWPTGNFAQQLWTIAQTIRFNLGLRYATLDLGGWDTHEGQGTAGSGYHYYQNKIAELSQALAAFYAELNGTGEMARVTVVVQSEFGRRVRANANGGTDHGYGNPMLVLGGPVNGRRFYGSWPGLNPETLSPTFGDVPVTTDYRRVMSEILIRRMGNANLSQVFPGYTGYAPLGLMQGTDIAPKVDAAATTATSIPSLVVPDAPTPMPVTSAPAERVVPDWQRRGPVNRMLVRRER
- a CDS encoding NAD-dependent epimerase/dehydratase family protein, which codes for MTTRRDLFKLGALAAAAAALPSFASAASEGKPVGKASKPLNILILGGTGFTGPFQVDYALKRGHKVTLFNRGKRPSPEWPGEVEQLHGDRNTGDLASLKGRKWDVCIDNPTSLPFWVRDAGQVLKGNVGHYLFISTISVYAEGGKPGINEDSPLAVYKGKDAMAETQQTLRADIENLYGSLKALSEAEAHKQFGRNVTIVRPGYIVGPRDETDRFTYWPHRVVQGGEILVPGEGNDPIQIIDGRDLGEWMIRLAEAKTYGTFNACGPDYTLGMDAMLHGCQAVTGGGMTLTHVSPGFLEQQQVGLPIWVSPTHPQYGGYGAVSNARAIAAGLTFRPLATTVTDLLAWFRSLPAERQAKLNAGITREKEAELLKAWHARSG
- a CDS encoding MFS transporter, which translates into the protein MESKKTHAAASASLWSGRGLVLLGIVLSAFNLRTAVTSLTPLLDTLGDAFGFGATMTGVFGMLPTAAFAVFGVATPALAHRIGLERTALLAMLLAMLGLLLRSAAGDTTALMAASLTALAGMGIGNIVLPPLVKRYFADRVGTVSTLYITVLQAGTILPALVAVPVMEAAGWRISLGLWAVFAAASAGPWCLVLWQERGRNTPLARVHDAAVTVDDEAPELAAPRPTGRAWRSPVAWGMALMFGMTSLVTYSMFTWLPKLLVEAGGTPALGGTMVALFSTLGLVASLSMPLIAVRMRNPFIVVVVCAGFYAAAFAGLLLAPMAAPALWVALLGLGPSTFPLSLTMINLRTRTPEGSASLSGFMQGVGYTLSCAGPLTFGLLHEHTHGWALPMTFLSACIVVLVIGGYLACRPRYLEDTWHA